The genomic interval cccacatgtcaaagACTTTgaggcaaataattaattgccacatcttagAGGTGACAAAAAGTTAAATGAAGTTAGATCAATCTTCGGTTCGAGAAAATGTCTAGCTAGCATGCTACTTTGATATTCAAGATCTATCAACATAATCACTGGATACTGTCATGTGGCACAAGCAGTGATGGATGTAGAATAAAATATTCTAACTAATCTCTACTGCTTTAAAATTGGAGTTGTCCTCTTTCCACCCCCTTCTCCCACTGTGCTCGCACGGTTAGCATACATAGGTATTCACCAGATCTAATGTTTTATCCCTAATCTTATTATAATCCATCCCTATTTTATATGACCTGACCATTATAGTGCAAGGATATGTTACTAGTAATACCTAAATGATCAATATCTAACAAATATTCCAAAAGACCATGTTTGTTGGACACCATCCAACTACTCCTAAGCCCCAACCTAGATAAGAAAAATAAGATGGACCAAGCGAAATTGTGGTTGTATTCATATTGGGAATGCCATATTACAGTATCCCGTTCGAGGGCCGGATGGGATGAGATCTTATTTGTGACTCCCTCCCTCGTGCTAGGAGATGAGCTCGACGGGGCATGTGGCTACCGCAACGATTTGCGGTGGCTGTTGCGGCATGGAAGCGATCCAATTTTTGTCGCGACAGTGTGGGTCAAGTTGATGGTGGCGACAATGATGCCACAAATTCTCCCGGCCATGTGgtgcagaggagagaggagtCAGGGCTCGGTCTAGGACCATAGAAGGAGGAAGATaggaagaaaggagaaaaacaTAAAAGATAGGAGAGGTTGGGGGGGGAGGAAGGATCGAGCTattagttttttgttttttaccaTTGCAGAGGAAGATATTGGGGCTTTCATTATCTCATGTAGTGTCTTCCTTCGAGGCTGTCGTTCCACGTTCTGATTCAACATCCTCCATcaagcttcttcttcctctcaagCTCATTATTCTTTTCTCTGTAGTCAACAATACCTTGCTGATCCTCAGTCGGGGGTCTTGTGATGTgggggtgagagagaggagaagaggaagaggacaaCACGTGTGCTCGTTGGTGCGTGCagctttctcttcttcctcatggTACCAACAAGTACTAACCTAGTACCGATGGGTATCGACTGGTACAAATGGGTATCAAACTTTGGTACCGACAGGGTATCACTGGTACCTATGGGATATCAGATCTGGTAGCGACAGGCTTTAGATTTGGTACCACGGGCCATGTATCGGTTGGCACCAGAATCTCTTTGCCACATGTTGTTGGGCTACAATCTGGTCTGCGTTAGGCCCAACCAGGCCCAAGAAACGGGTAACAAAAGCACACACTTCTGCAATGCTCGTGCTCGGGCATCAATAGACAACACCGACTTCCTCGTCCTCCCTACTTCTTTCAAGGTCATATCTCAGTTCTAGTTCTAGTTTGTATCTAGAATCTTTCTCAAACCTTATGTATCTCCTAGTTTCCTCTTCTTCAACCTCTCCAAACACTTTATAGTTGAATGGGATACTATTGCAATTTCTGATTGGAGAAGAGGGTTGTTAACACTTTCCAATTGAGTAAAAGTTAAGCTGCCACGTGAACACAAGTGCAATAGAGGTTGTTTGAGCATGTAACCTATCCCAAATAAACATAGGCTATAGCCTATTTGAAGCTAGATCGATGTAGCAATTTGTAAACATCTTGAAACGCTGACAAACAAGAATTACTTTTACAACACATATGGTAGCAAGATATTAACTCGGCCAAAGAGTTGGTTACGGGCTTACGGCAAAGTTTCCAGAAATACATGCGAATATCATGAACATGAAAAGGTTGCTCAATGTTGGAGAAGCCATCGTGTTGCTAGCTGCTACCTTTACACATGCCCAATTTTGGTATTTTACAGCCGTAATGCTTGCTTCTTATTGACTCAAAGGACGCCTAATGCATTCGTAACCTCGTGGACGCGTGACTGCTAATCAAACATCCAAACTAGTAGTATTCCCGTAACTCCGATTAGAGTAAGTTCAAACGAGCTGCCACGTCTCGTTTAATTTACAGTTGCAGCTACTGATTACTGAACCAGATCCTCTTCTGATCCTCGACGTccgtgcggcggcgaccgcccTCTGCCGCGAGGCtcacgacggccggcgacagCGCCGCCACGCACAGGCCTCGCCGGCGAAGCTCCGTCGccgtgcctcctcctcctccggcatcCTGCAGCCACAAAACTGTTGCAATTGCAGTAAAGAAGGACATGACATGGCTGCAACTTTCAAGAACAGAAAATACGACCTGCTGCTGCGACGATGCAGAGGAGGAGCTTGTTCCAGGGTAAGGCGCTGTCAGAATCTGAAGAGGAAGTGAAAAACACTGAGATTCTGCAGGCTTTTTTTATCATGTGAAACACGCGAAAACGACTTAGTCCATTGGGTTGCAGATGCCAGGGTTCACCAAATTATTTTGGGTGGGGTTATCATCATTTTACGGTAAAACGGTTATTATGGTAACCACGTGATTATCGTGAAAATTGTACTATTACCACGAGGTTTATCGTGATTTTAAAAACTCGTAAGGTTTTGTAAACCTTGGTCATGGACTCGTCGTGCCTGGCTACGATGTCTGACGCGCGATTACCTGGATTTGTTGGTGGAGTTGCCGTATGCAGGCGGCTGCTTCGTGGAGCACCGATGCGGTGTCTGTCTGCTCGGACGATCAGGTTCAGAAAATTAACGCTCTCAGATCAGCAAAATCACTGATGATTAACATGGATAGAAAACACTAGCTAGGTCGTTGATTAATTAACCTTGCCGTAAGGTGAAACTAACTGCTGCAGAGCTGTGATTCTGTCGCCCAGTTTCTGGCTCCTCTTGTTACATGTTGCCTGCATTTACGATGGCAGTGAGAGGGAAAAGATAGCCAATATGAACGAGAGAAAGCCCCTACACTGACAACACTGATGAAGTGATGATTACAAGAACTGTAATTGTTTCACTATCAGATACTCAAAAATGATACTACCTTCGTAGTTTGATTTCTTGGCTTTGCATGGCACTTCACCCCATGCCTTGGAGGTTGTGTCGTCGCCGTAGTTGCTGTCTTGAGCCTCTTGGAGCTCCTGaaaccgccgtcgccggtcatcGGCTCCCCGGCCGCCGTCCATCTCACCAAATGCTGACGACATAAACAAGCATTTCCCAAACCACGTAAAAATTAATAACACAAACTTTACTGGCTTGATGATATTATCACAAGGTTTCAGGTAGGCGAAGAGGATTATTACATACAGCAGCAGAAGTAGCAGCAATTGGCTGGGAATAGCTGAACTGCGCGAGTGCAGGCCTGGCGCCTCCGCCATAGATCGAGCTCTCTCCTGTTGTTATCAGTTCATCAGAAAAATAGTATCAAAGTAAAACAATCTCACCATCCACGCAGAAAGCATTTCGAAAGAGTGGAGTTACCCAAGTAGCTCTCTGAACTTCTCGTGGTGAAAAACGTTGGTGACTGAAGATTCTGAAGCGACGGCGAGAAGCTCATGTGATGGAACAGGTCATAGTCCGCGGCGATCCTGACCAAAGAGACGAAGAAATTTTCAGTGGTTTCATGCGAATTGAAAGATCGTataccatttccattatctaaaaaaagatatTGAATTGAAAGATCATTTGAAGGCCCTCACTACCGAATCCAACACTTACATTCTGTCAAAGCCTACAGTTGTGGAAGGTGAATTAGACGCTTCGCATTTCACTGCAACTGAAGAAACCTGTTAAATAAATTCGacagagaagaaaataaaatgtcATGGCAGTTGGGAAATTTACCGTAGTCGTCAGTGAACGGTATGAGCAGAGACGATGGTGCAGAGCAGTTCCACATTATCTATGATTATGCTCTCAGCACCAAAAGCCTGCAGGTTTCAACACCTAGAGAATTACAGTAAagatcacaagttcacaacgtTCAGTTGCAGTTAAGAGGAAAAAGAATCAATAGTAGTTTAGAGTAGACAAGAAACAGAGAAGACCCATTGCTCAAAAGTTAAAAGAAGAACCAGAACAGAGTCAAGCTCTTCTGGATGAATTTGTATTATTTTTCAGAGACACACAATTCATCACAATCAATCCAATAAACTAAGACCTGCCCATCTTTAAAATCCCAGAATACACCACAAGATCCAGAAATCACAGAAAGAAACAGAAGCAGCCATCAAGCTCACAGGTTTGACACGAACAAGAACAACCAAGCTCGTGTCTTTCTACTGAATTCTCTTGCAATGCAGATGGCCCAAACAAAGTAGAACATAAACCGGCAAAAGTTCTTACAATGGGAGGATGCAGGCACAGGCAGGCACTAGATCGCAAGAGCAATGTCGACGCTACGGCAGAGAAGGCATAGCAATGGCTGCTAAATACTCCTCTGCTGCTACGTGTGTGGCGTAAGCAGAGCGCTTAATTGCGTCGTTTGCTtggcctccctctcctctcctctcagatGCTGCCGTTTTAACTCAGGCTGCTGCTAATTATAACCTCCAAGCTTTGCCAAATCAAACACATGAGATGGGAAGAGATCACAAGCATGCCGAGAAATTTCAGAGGAGCACACGGGAAAACTGGGCGGATCGATTGGCCACCATTAATAGGAGGGCCTGCCACTTCtcacaaaaattaaataagttcaGCTCCGGCCTCTCATGGCCGTTTCGCCTTGACTTCTTTTTACATGCAGATATGATTAGTAGCTGATTAGTACTAGCACTTTATTACTACTACAACCTCTAATAATGATAATCAcatcagtattttttttctgagagaGATTTGCACTGCTGCAAACTGCGTTACTGTCTGTTAGTATTTTACTGATCAGTTGCTGGCGTCTTGCTGCACCGGCTGTGGCAGGATCGTTGCAGCAgtgagagaggaaaaaaagagatgttTTTTGGATTAGGCTCttgtctctccctctccctgccACGTGGCAACGAGTGTCAGGTAGGACGACGCTGGTCTGGAACTCTGAATCTGGTTGACCATTGCTCGATCCCTCATTGGTTTTGTTTAACATGTCAGGATCAGTTCAAGCTCTAATGATTAAGTAAATAGACAGAAATGACCGATGAACCAAACACCGTTAGAGCAGATATAATAGCACTTCTTCAGTCGGTGATAACAACATCCACATCATCGTTATATTACGTGGAGGAGGGAGAAAACATGAAAACGAAGAGAGCGAGCGCTTGCTGAAGCGCCGGGTGGTAGCACGATAATTTAGGCCATATTAAACATTTTATATGGTTTGTGGGTCTCCGGTTCAGTTTATTTGATCTTTTGTGGCCATGCAGTTTATTTGATCTTTTGTGGCCATGCATAGCGTGCAGCTCCTAATATACGTTAGTTTTATGCTCAACAGCTCAAGCACGGTGGACCATATATATAGAGCTTGGTTTTGTTCATCTGTGCATATAATAATTAAGTCCAATTCACGCTTATATAAAGCCAACTTATAGTTTGCCCTTTGTATAAGCAATCTACAATCATCAACTCTAGATGACATGGACATATGTTACCGCCGTCAAAAAGCTTTgctattagccttgctcttaggGAGGGCTTATGGCCGGCCAATTGTTTAACCTTTGCATCGCAATCAGCTGCCTGCAATGCTTCTTGATTTCTCAGGGGTGTTTGCATCATCTAAAATGTGTACCACTCTCGAGGCGACAAGATTCTGCAAGCTGAGTCTCAACAGCTGATGACACGTCGTCTTTCATGTAACCagaaaataatgataataacTGAATGCCAGTAGAACCCTGAAGGAGAGGTTGGGATGATTAAAAGATGCAAATCACCTTCAACATCAAGATGAAAATGTTTGCAAGTGTTGACGTATAAAGAGAAGCTTTACGTTTAGCAGAGGGAAACTGACGCAAATCGTTAGCCAGAAATGTGTCAGCCATGAGTATCAATGTTCGGTATCCTGCATCATTTTGGGGTTGGGTGTTAGAAAATTGGGTCAGTTCGAACGGCCGAGTATTATTTCACAGCCGACTAGATTGTCAAACACACGTTTCCTTTCTAGCTCATCGGTTAGCATGTCCAGATCATCATGGCGTATCCATCTACATAACTGCTgtttctgaagtctgaacaaacAACACATGTAACACAACTAAACAAGAAATAGATGCATGGAGCAAACTTACCGATGCCTGTGAAtgcaatgggaaaaaaaaacccagtaAATTCTAGGGGAAGAGGTTATTCCAATAAAAGAGGGCTCTACCTTTCTAATGTCAGAGATAAATATTTCATTAACTCATGTTTGTTTGATGCGATCACCATGATTTGATTTATTAGATGCTATGCGGCCAGCTTTACGCAAAAGCTTGTCTTCACTCCTGCCTGCCGTCTTTGCAATCTAGAATAGTTCCTGCCGATAAGTCCCAGTACCAGTGTTCGCAGCTTTTATCTGAAATCTATGCAGCAACTGTTTCAAAGTCATGGCTCAATATTAAGAAAAAGTAAAACAACTTTGACTCAGTTTGTGTTCATCACAAAGATCGATTCATCAGTGGACAAAACTAGTGCTGTTGCAGTCCAATTTGTTTTAGAAGTGCCAATAATAATGTCTAAGGATGCAAGTGACTCAAACAGTGCTAAATGACAGAAGACACATGCCCCACATTAACTATAGTGGCTATTGTATCAACCACTTGAGGATTCAAACCTACTGAAAACTCTATTTGATGGAAGTAAAGTAAGCAGAAAACGGCAGATGAACTCAATGTCATTCAAACCATTCTGCCTATAAAGCTTACATTTGGCTGATAGCACCAGAAGAATCAGAGATGAGAGATCTATGTGGCAGGAACAGTTTGATATAATTAATAAGTTTCCAGTATTCACAAAACTCCTATCCCAAAGGCACACCTTCATAATGTTTTAGTGAAAAAGGATTTATCTCACATTCCACTTGACACCTATGAAAGTATGCTAATGACAAAGGAAAAAGGTACGAAAAACTCAGCTCCCAAATATGAGGTAGGCCTCTAACAAGTTTTCATGTGCAACACCTCACCCAAATACAACTGACAAGGTAACTTGTCAGCCCAATCAAGACTATATGGTTCATTTCAGAAATAACTACTATTCAATAGATATATCTACTGTACTTCAAATGGGAATTTCTCCATAAATCCTAACAAGCCAACTTGTTCTATAGGAGGCATGTATGCTGCTATTCTGCTTCTCTCTACTGTACGCTACATAACTCTCTTGATGGGCAGAGAAACAGAGCCTTATTGTGCAATGATCTCTGAACAGAAGATGTCTGATCCCATTTATAGCTTATGGAAAAGCGATGTTTTATGCAAACTTGTAGATTGAAAAATGGAAAGCATATGTGAACTTAGCATCAGCATGTACGGTCTTGATTATTGAGCTTAAACATTTGAGAAGCCTATATGATCAATCAACAAAAGAAATTCTGAAATTCATCTAAATCTCACTGAAAAACTAACAGAAGAGCTTCCAGTTTATGAAATATCGATCAACAAAAACAACTTCAAAAATCATCTAAATTTCATCGACAGATGAACAAAGGAACCACCATTTCAATATTCTATGAAATGCAAAGTTGCAAACTGATCCATAGTAAGAAGACTTCCACCTTGTGCCCTCCCAGTGTGAATCCCTTTGCAATTGCATAAGGTTAGAATATCCAGTAGTAAAGTATTCAAGACTTTTGGACGGTGTCCGTAGAACATATTCAGGTTGCATTACCATTGATAAACAGGAGAACGAATAATCGGTTTCAAAGCACACAAAAATAGACAAGAATAAACCAGCGAGTCACCTAACATGTTTATTGGTTTCTTCGCATTTATCGAAGGGAAGTCATGTTAAATGTGGTGCTTACTCCCCTTATAGGCTTATAAGGCTTATAAATAGAAGCCGGGAGGTACGATTCCGTCTATTCACCACCTAAATTCAGGTATAGGAGTCCAGCACACTCAATGTTTCCATAATAGCAAAGCTTATGCAAACAATTTGACAAGTACCTAGCACAGCTGCACAGGGAAGACCATTCTCTCCAATTTGTATTGAAAGCATGAACCAAATTCTTTACAATGGTGATAATAACTCATAAGTTCACAATCGACAGGTGCAGCAAGCATAAGTTCTTTCACATGAGCAGCAAAAATTTAAGCACATAATGGAACAGCATATGTGTAGTATATGGAACAAATACTCCCATCTCAAAACCCAGTTGGGTACACTGTGTATCATAACAGAAGCAAAGTATATAGCATTTCTGATCAGAACAAAAGAAATCGCCCTCAGCGGCAACtacagaagaaaaggaaagatcAAATCATTATTTTGCTTCTGTTTCTCGGATTGATGCCTCGCTTCCATCAATACACGCGCTAGAGCTAAAGAGGAGTTTTATTACCTCGCAGGCGCCGCAGGGGCATTGACGACGTTCCTGCGCACCACTCTGGGTGCCCCACCCTTGCCATTCTCCTTGGAGCCATTGGCGCCGCTGCCAGTGTCGCCCAGGATCAAATCGCGGAGGCCCGAGCTGAGctccttctccctcttctccctctccttctccttcgccctggcggtggcggcggcgaggggctcGAAGTGGTTGCCGTAGATGTACTCCGCGGAATAgccatcctcgtcgtcgaaGATCATGACGTGGCCGTGCCACTCCCAGACGCGGTACTCACCGCCGGAATCGTCGTGGAAGCCGACGCAGATGTGGtggtcgccgacggcgacggacTGGCCGGAGTTGGGCTtgagcgcctcctccgcctccccggcGAGCACGAGCCGCACGATCTCCTTCTCCAACTtggcctcctccctcgccagcgtccgccgccgcctcgcctccccggAGACCACCTCCCCATCGGatccctccccttccccatcctcgccgtcgtcgtcatcgtcggagGCCCCCGCGGCGGCCGACAGCGCGGCGAACTCGTTGAGGAGGAACTCGTCGAGGTCCTGGGTGAGGAAGGAGTTGGTGTCGAGGAAGGGCGGGCGGAGCTGGACCCGGCTCATCAGGTTCTGGAGGAACAGCGCGtccaccggcgccgctgccgcccccgccgtggcggcggaggggctaggtggctgcggcggcggcggcggcggcggcggcggcgaagccatGGGCGCAGTAGGGTTTTGGGTTTTGGGTGGGCTCGTGTGGATGACGCGGACTCGCCGTGGATGAGGACGAGGAGACGGGAGGAGACGAGGAGATATTTTCCTCCCTTGGAGCTCAGGAATATGGGCTGGTTTTATTTTAGGCTGGGCTTCCAGTGCGATTTCTGGGTCAAGTATGGTGGGCTTAAAGGCCGTACATGACCTGAACTGCAGGCCGCAGGGGGCTCTGAAATGCTTCACATAAAACGGTTTTATAAATTTTCTTTAGAACAAACAGTTTATACTTGAACGATTTCGTTAAGGGTAGAAAAAATCTAGGTGATTTTTTTGCTAGAAATCACCCGACAAATGGATAGTCAGTTCCAGaatgtatagatggccaaacggGCGGCCGCACGGCCCAGGCACGGTTGTGCTCGGGCCGGCATGGCCCGACCAACACACCGGGTTGTTCCGTGCCAGCCCACGTGCTCAACCTGTAGCCCATGCACGGCCCAATAATGGTCAGGCTGTGCCGGCCTGGCCGGAAGGCACGGCAACCCATCGTGCTTTCTTTGAATTAAGTCTATTTCCCCTCCCTCATCTTTCGTTTGTGACAtttatatagctaaaataagtctattacATCCCTAATCTTTTGGCCGTgccatataatatgtctatttgtCCTCCGTATTCTTTATGcccaatcttacattatggttgaaaataagtctatttcatCTCCCTGACGTTCATGTCGTGCCGGGTTGGCCCACCGTGCCGAGCCATAGGTCCAGGCACGACCCAACAGCCGGGCTGTGCCATGCCTGGACCAGGCCAAAATCCTGTGCCGTGGGCCGCGCCGTCGGGCCTCGAGCCTTATGGCCAACTATACTTGAATGCATACCACGAGGGATGTCATCCTTTTATAATTTTCAACTAAAACTAGCTATCTAAGTCACGGCTTCGCGCAATCATAACCTGTCTTTTATTTCCAAATATGATAATACATTGTTTGTAATAATTATGTATGTTAAAATTTAATTGGTCTATTTGCATATTTGAATTCTATTATTCAATTTTAAGCATTTAACTTTGGAGAGTATTTGGTTCAATGTTCGAGCAATCAGGTTGAcatataattttggattatgTCTATCAGTTTGTTTGTATATTTGTTAGGTACCTATATTTCTATAGGTGGTAGCTATTTTTATCTtacttatttattcatgattgtTTTTATGACCGGCATATCCGACAATTTTAGACTTGCTAAATTATTTAATTGTGAATGTAGGATTTATTGTAATTCTGTTGACATAAAATCCATAGAACACACATTATTCGGTATGTTTATTGGGTTACTCTGCACCTATGCAAGATATATCGAGAATTACTTTTTATATGTCTAGTGTTTTTACTTTATAGGGATTTGATTTCACTATATTTATTCATGGTTATAAATTGAATTTATGAACAAATTAAGATAGTAATGGAGGTGTAAGTGGTGGCCATGAATCGAAAGACTGACACCACTGATGTGGGCCGAGAAAGTGCATTTcaatttgaaagtagacttatCTAAACGAATTTATTTTAACATTTTGATAGTAAAGgagtttattttgattttattcTAAACTTGCCTCATGTGCATGGAGAATAGAGGGTGGAATTGATTTGGGCTTGCAGCTATTCCTAGAGTTAGGGGAGATTCTCTAAAGTACTCTAGAATATTCATACTTTTATTTTACTATAGTGAGTTAGGAGAGGTTCTCTAGGGTACTCTAGaacattcctatattttttacaaCTATGCTTAAGTTTCATCCAACAGTAAAGATTGATTCGCCTTATTTTACCTTTAAGTGCATCCGACGGTTAATATTTGTTAGATGGTGACATATCCTGGTTTCTTTGTGAGATTTAGTTTTCACTTAGAGATATACCTTTTGTAACTTCTCATTTATG from Oryza glaberrima chromosome 3, OglaRS2, whole genome shotgun sequence carries:
- the LOC127768428 gene encoding transcription factor bHLH110-like isoform X1; its protein translation is MWNCSAPSSLLIPFTDDYVAVKCEASNSPSTTVGFDRMIAADYDLFHHMSFSPSLQNLQSPTFFTTRSSESYLGESSIYGGGARPALAQFSYSQPIAATSAAHLVRWTAAGEPMTGDGGFRSSKRLKTATTATTQPPRHGVKCHAKPRNQTTKATCNKRSQKLGDRITALQQLVSPYGKTDTASVLHEAAACIRQLHQQIQILTAPYPGTSSSSASSQQQDAGGGGGTATELRRRGLCVAALSPAVVSLAAEGGRRRTDVEDQKRIWFSNQ
- the LOC127768428 gene encoding transcription factor bHLH110-like isoform X2 — protein: MWNCSAPSSLLIPFTDDYVKCEASNSPSTTVGFDRMIAADYDLFHHMSFSPSLQNLQSPTFFTTRSSESYLGESSIYGGGARPALAQFSYSQPIAATSAAHLVRWTAAGEPMTGDGGFRSSKRLKTATTATTQPPRHGVKCHAKPRNQTTKATCNKRSQKLGDRITALQQLVSPYGKTDTASVLHEAAACIRQLHQQIQILTAPYPGTSSSSASSQQQDAGGGGGTATELRRRGLCVAALSPAVVSLAAEGGRRRTDVEDQKRIWFSNQ
- the LOC127765214 gene encoding uncharacterized protein LOC127765214 isoform X1 is translated as MASPPPPPPPPPQPPSPSAATAGAAAAPVDALFLQNLMSRVQLRPPFLDTNSFLTQDLDEFLLNEFAALSAAAGASDDDDDGEDGEGEGSDGEVVSGEARRRRTLAREEAKLEKEIVRLVLAGEAEEALKPNSGQSVAVGDHHICVGFHDDSGGEYRVWEWHGHVMIFDDEDGYSAEYIYGNHFEPLAAATARAKEKEREKREKELSSGLRDLILGDTGSGANGSKENGKGGAPRVVRRNVVNAPAAPARFQIKAANTGTGTYRQELF
- the LOC127765214 gene encoding uncharacterized protein LOC127765214 isoform X4, with the protein product MASPPPPPPPPPQPPSPSAATAGAAAAPVDALFLQNLMSRVQLRPPFLDTNSFLTQDLDEFLLNEFAALSAAAGASDDDDDGEDGEGEGSDGEVVSGEARRRRTLAREEAKLEKEIVRLVLAGEAEEALKPNSGQSVAVGDHHICVGFHDDSGGEYRVWEWHGHVMIFDDEDGYSAEYIYGNHFEPLAAATARAKEKEREKREKELSSGLRDLILGDTGSGANGSKENGKGGAPRVVRRNVVNAPAAPAR
- the LOC127765214 gene encoding uncharacterized protein LOC127765214 isoform X2, which gives rise to MASPPPPPPPPPQPPSPSAATAGAAAAPVDALFLQNLMSRVQLRPPFLDTNSFLTQDLDEFLLNEFAALSAAAGASDDDDDGEDGEGEGSDGEVVSGEARRRRTLAREEAKLEKEIVRLVLAGEAEEALKPNSGQSVAVGDHHICVGFHDDSGGEYRVWEWHGHVMIFDDEDGYSAEYIYGNHFEPLAAATARAKEKEREKREKELSSGLRDLILGDTGSGANGSKENGKGGAPRVVRRNVVNAPAAPASCR
- the LOC127765214 gene encoding uncharacterized protein LOC127765214 isoform X3; translation: MASPPPPPPPPPQPPSPSAATAGAAAAPVDALFLQNLMSRVQLRPPFLDTNSFLTQDLDEFLLNEFAALSAAAGASDDDDDGEDGEGEGSDGEVVSGEARRRRTLAREEAKLEKEIVRLVLAGEAEEALKPNSGQSVAVGDHHICVGFHDDSGGEYRVWEWHGHVMIFDDEDGYSAEYIYGNHFEPLAAATARAKEKEREKREKELSSGLRDLILGDTGSGANGSKENGKGGAPRVVRRNVVNAPAAPAR